In Buchnera aphidicola (Ceratoglyphina bambusae), a single window of DNA contains:
- a CDS encoding HPr family phosphocarrier protein encodes MITEETKIMSKNGLHIRPASRLVKEAKKFISDIKITLENKTVNAKSLFKLQTLELTYGKIIKITAEGKDEKKAVYHLKNFISKLH; translated from the coding sequence ATGATTACAGAAGAAACAAAAATAATGTCTAAAAATGGTTTACATATAAGACCAGCATCTAGATTAGTAAAAGAAGCAAAAAAATTTATTTCAGATATAAAAATAACTTTAGAAAATAAAACTGTAAATGCAAAAAGTTTATTTAAATTACAAACATTAGAGTTAACATATGGAAAAATAATAAAAATAACAGCTGAGGGTAAAGATGAAAAAAAAGCAGTATATCATTTAAAAAATTTTATATCAAAATTACATTAA
- the ligA gene encoding NAD-dependent DNA ligase LigA, whose protein sequence is MISNIKNKIIKLKKKIKLYEYFYNVLNISLVSDYKYDKLMEYLYKLEHKYKFINSNDSPTKKIGDNFLNEFKISNHLLPMLSLDSVYNKDRVLNFYNYIKKCVKKEYFDFCCELKIDGVALNVLYKDGSLVHALTRGNGYSGEDVTSNINIINNLPRKLLGMQFPEILEVRGEVFMLKSDFINLNKNLNKNFSNPRNIASGSLRKNKKLSNVNLNRKLFFFAYGIGFVKPENYFLSHFNMLKKLKSFGFCINAYNLYCNSLKKIFSFFYKSVLLKEKLNFEIDGIVIKVDSIKYQKKIGHTYKFPKWAIALKFDTEILKSKVLGVDFKVGRTGVITPVANLSPINFSGVIVKNVSIYNENEIKKLNLKIGSYVFVKRSGNVIPKIVKVINNKFEKEIIFPVICPCCKSNLLFNKKKKTSRCINGIFCKKQKEKLILHFFSKNGFYINGIGPKLIKKLVNLNYINNPLDVFNLNIKILCKLDKINKKSASNIVNRLRKFKNINFFNFIYSLGIPEVGISTSKNISEEFSSLKEMMNASYKRFIKIKNIGNKVAKNIFNFINSSNNIKYINRISKVIKILF, encoded by the coding sequence ATGATATCTAACATAAAAAATAAAATTATAAAATTAAAAAAAAAAATTAAGTTATATGAATATTTTTATAACGTCCTTAACATTTCTTTAGTGTCAGATTATAAATATGATAAATTAATGGAATATTTATATAAATTAGAACACAAATATAAATTTATTAATTCTAATGATTCACCTACTAAAAAAATAGGAGATAATTTTTTAAATGAATTTAAAATTTCTAATCATTTATTACCAATGTTATCATTAGATAGTGTGTATAATAAAGACCGCGTTTTAAATTTTTATAATTATATAAAAAAATGTGTGAAAAAAGAATATTTTGATTTTTGTTGTGAATTAAAAATTGATGGTGTTGCTCTAAATGTATTATACAAGGATGGTAGTTTGGTACATGCTCTAACTAGAGGAAATGGATATTCTGGAGAAGATGTAACTTCTAACATAAATATAATAAATAATTTGCCCAGAAAGTTATTAGGTATGCAATTTCCTGAAATATTAGAAGTTAGAGGAGAAGTTTTTATGTTAAAGTCTGATTTTATAAATTTAAATAAGAATTTAAATAAAAATTTTTCAAATCCCAGAAACATAGCTTCAGGATCATTAAGAAAAAATAAAAAACTCTCAAATGTTAATTTAAATAGAAAATTATTTTTTTTTGCCTATGGAATAGGTTTTGTTAAACCAGAAAATTATTTTTTAAGTCATTTTAATATGTTAAAAAAATTAAAGAGTTTTGGTTTTTGTATTAATGCATATAATTTATATTGTAATAGTTTAAAAAAAATATTTAGTTTTTTTTATAAAAGTGTTTTATTAAAAGAAAAATTAAATTTTGAAATAGATGGTATAGTTATAAAAGTTGATTCAATAAAATATCAAAAAAAAATTGGTCATACTTATAAATTTCCTAAATGGGCTATTGCTTTAAAATTTGATACAGAAATTTTAAAGTCTAAAGTTTTGGGAGTAGATTTTAAAGTTGGACGAACTGGTGTGATTACTCCAGTAGCTAATTTATCTCCTATAAATTTTTCTGGTGTTATTGTTAAAAATGTTTCTATATATAATGAAAATGAAATTAAAAAGTTAAATTTAAAAATTGGATCTTATGTATTTGTAAAAAGATCTGGTAATGTAATACCTAAAATTGTAAAAGTTATAAATAATAAATTTGAAAAAGAAATAATTTTCCCTGTAATTTGTCCATGTTGTAAATCTAATCTTTTATTTAATAAAAAAAAAAAAACATCTAGATGTATAAATGGAATTTTTTGTAAAAAACAAAAAGAAAAGTTAATATTACATTTTTTTTCAAAAAATGGTTTTTATATAAATGGTATAGGCCCAAAATTAATAAAAAAATTAGTAAACTTAAATTATATTAATAATCCATTGGACGTCTTTAATTTAAATATAAAAATTTTATGTAAATTAGATAAAATTAATAAAAAATCTGCAAGTAATATAGTAAATAGATTAAGAAAATTTAAAAATATAAATTTTTTTAATTTTATATATTCTTTAGGTATTCCGGAAGTGGGTATTTCTACTTCTAAAAATATTTCTGAAGAATTTAGTTCTTTAAAAGAAATGATGAATGCTAGTTATAAAAGATTTATTAAAATAAAAAATATTGGGAATAAAGTAGCAAAAAATATTTTTAATTTTATTAATTCTAGTAATAATATTAAATATATAAATAGAATTTCCAAAGTTATAAAAATTTTATTTTAA
- the gltX gene encoding glutamate--tRNA ligase — protein sequence MKVKTRFAPSPTGELHFGNIRTALFSWLFARKNSGKFILRFEDTDVNRNVLGSIEKIKKVMKWLGLNWDEKIYFQSKRLNYYYDIINFMLKKKIAYKCYCSEEILYKKKICQIKNHENTKYDGYCRNLKQNNFNCKKPYVVRFKSPKNGVISFEDAIRGLIKFKNKELDDFIIQRRNGIPTYNFCVVLDDLAMKITHVIRGEDHISNTPKQINILLSLNAHIPVYAHLPMLLDINKNKLSKKNFNTSIIKYFNEGFLPEAILNYLVRLGWSHGNKEIFSITEMKKLFSLEKVSKSSSIFDYKKLLWINKYYINNVSSKKIVFLLKYYMEKENINIKNGPNVKEVLKIFKSRYFTLKEIALSCRYLYEDIEDFKHLFLKKHYSKDSLKMLKIIYYSFKKIIHWNSIEIWESINSISLNNNISLKDIINFIRIIFTGKNNSPSISIIIYLIGKKRVLYNLICLIKILRKKLIF from the coding sequence ATGAAAGTGAAAACTAGATTTGCTCCTAGTCCTACTGGTGAATTACATTTTGGAAATATAAGAACTGCTTTATTTTCTTGGTTATTTGCTAGAAAAAATTCAGGTAAATTTATTTTAAGATTTGAAGATACAGATGTAAACAGAAATGTTTTAGGTTCTATAGAAAAAATTAAAAAAGTAATGAAATGGTTAGGTTTAAATTGGGATGAGAAAATATATTTTCAAAGTAAAAGATTAAATTATTATTATGATATTATAAATTTTATGCTAAAAAAGAAAATAGCATATAAATGTTATTGTTCAGAAGAAATATTATATAAAAAAAAAATATGTCAAATAAAAAATCATGAAAATACAAAATATGATGGTTATTGTAGAAATTTAAAACAAAATAACTTTAATTGTAAAAAACCATATGTTGTTAGATTTAAGAGCCCTAAAAATGGTGTTATATCTTTTGAAGATGCAATAAGGGGATTAATAAAATTTAAAAATAAAGAATTAGATGATTTTATAATTCAAAGAAGAAATGGAATTCCAACTTATAATTTTTGTGTAGTTTTAGATGATTTAGCGATGAAAATTACTCATGTTATTAGAGGAGAAGATCATATAAGTAATACACCTAAACAAATAAATATTTTGTTGTCTTTGAACGCTCATATTCCTGTGTATGCACATTTACCTATGTTGTTAGACATTAATAAAAACAAACTTTCTAAAAAGAATTTTAATACAAGTATAATTAAATATTTTAATGAAGGATTTTTGCCGGAAGCAATATTAAATTATTTAGTACGATTAGGATGGTCACATGGAAATAAAGAAATATTTAGTATAACTGAGATGAAAAAATTATTTTCTTTAGAAAAAGTTAGTAAATCGTCTAGTATTTTTGATTATAAAAAATTATTATGGATTAATAAATATTATATTAACAATGTTTCTTCTAAAAAAATAGTTTTTTTATTAAAATATTATATGGAAAAAGAAAATATAAATATAAAAAATGGACCTAATGTAAAAGAAGTGTTAAAAATTTTTAAAAGTAGATATTTTACTTTAAAGGAAATAGCTTTGTCTTGTCGTTATTTGTATGAGGATATAGAAGATTTTAAACATTTATTTTTAAAAAAACATTATTCAAAAGATAGTTTAAAAATGTTAAAGATTATTTATTATAGTTTTAAAAAAATTATTCATTGGAATTCTATAGAAATTTGGGAATCTATTAATTCAATATCTTTAAATAACAATATATCTTTAAAAGATATAATTAATTTTATAAGAATAATTTTTACTGGAAAAAATAATTCTCCAAGTATAAGTATAATAATATATTTAATAGGCAAGAAAAGAGTATTATATAATTTGATTTGTTTGATAAAAATTTTAAGAAAAAAATTAATTTTTTAA
- the fliE gene encoding flagellar hook-basal body complex protein FliE gives MIINKSNIIKKLDELNNKINSKNKISENNFYKCFHDMIKQINNNCIKAEKETEKFKLEDFFNKNSLSDIILNLEKSSLSIQMLIKLKDKVISAYKEIMNMQI, from the coding sequence ATGATAATAAATAAATCCAACATTATAAAAAAACTTGATGAACTAAATAATAAAATAAATTCAAAAAATAAAATATCTGAAAATAATTTTTACAAATGTTTTCATGACATGATTAAACAAATAAACAATAATTGTATAAAAGCTGAAAAAGAAACAGAAAAATTTAAATTAGAAGATTTTTTTAACAAAAATTCATTAAGCGATATAATATTAAATTTAGAAAAATCCTCATTATCCATTCAAATGCTTATAAAACTAAAAGATAAAGTGATATCTGCATATAAAGAAATTATGAACATGCAAATATAA
- the fliF gene encoding flagellar basal-body MS-ring/collar protein FliF, whose translation MNDKLSVEKKSDKNFFFKNLLNLIKKNIIVSLIFFSFSITAIISILFLSISSNYSTLYNNLSDKDKNFIISELSSMNIPYKLNKFANGIEIPKKLIYKVRMNLSEKGIPKENVVGFEILDKSKFGESQFYEQVNYQRALEGELSKTIEKIDSIKNASVHIVLHSKSIFVNDHINPTASILLTLKFGEKLSFNKINAILHLVSKSVSGLKSKNITIVDQYGNFLNQSMDYDEYNNNKLIYLDSIEKKYKNKIEEILVPLFGLNNVKAQVTAQIDFDKKEKIEEKYKPNYNSNSQAIRSNQKIYHKEFNNVNNNVENEEDVLNKNLERKKNNLENKNKSRFSFNIFGNNKKQVQDYDKNKYVKKNLLKKNDNYNSNYDNTTNYELDHDIINTKMNTGNLKRISVGVVINYVKDSKGNFIPISNNSMKEIENLIKNSIGFCEKRGDTVDLVNSLFFNSEKIKEKNIKLEKKNFLNFFSKWYYWIILLIFIFILYEFLFKKVIFYFIKNIFITKSKNHNKIKNNKNKIDNSEEKNIKKSLSTSLINIDSSKKNKKNIFKEKSLFIAKVIQNWINKNE comes from the coding sequence ATGAATGATAAATTATCAGTTGAAAAAAAGTCGGATAAAAATTTTTTTTTTAAAAATTTGTTAAATTTAATAAAAAAGAATATTATAGTTTCTTTAATATTTTTTTCATTTTCTATTACTGCAATAATTTCTATTTTATTTTTAAGTATATCATCAAATTATAGTACATTATATAATAATTTATCTGATAAGGATAAGAATTTTATCATCTCAGAATTATCTAGTATGAATATTCCTTATAAATTAAATAAATTTGCTAATGGAATTGAAATACCTAAAAAATTAATTTATAAAGTTAGAATGAATTTATCTGAAAAAGGTATTCCTAAAGAAAATGTTGTTGGATTTGAAATTTTAGACAAATCTAAATTTGGAGAAAGTCAGTTTTATGAACAAGTTAATTATCAAAGAGCATTAGAAGGTGAATTATCTAAAACTATAGAAAAAATAGATTCTATAAAAAATGCATCTGTTCATATAGTTTTACATTCTAAATCTATATTTGTTAATGATCATATAAATCCTACAGCATCTATTTTATTGACTTTAAAATTTGGTGAAAAATTAAGTTTTAACAAAATAAATGCAATTTTACATTTAGTTTCTAAAAGTGTTTCTGGTTTAAAATCTAAAAATATAACTATAGTAGATCAATATGGAAATTTTTTAAATCAATCTATGGATTATGATGAATATAATAATAATAAATTAATATATTTAGATAGTATAGAAAAAAAATATAAAAATAAAATAGAAGAAATTTTAGTTCCATTATTTGGATTAAATAACGTTAAAGCTCAAGTTACTGCTCAAATAGATTTTGATAAAAAAGAGAAAATTGAAGAAAAGTATAAACCTAATTATAATTCTAATTCTCAAGCTATACGTTCTAATCAGAAAATATATCACAAAGAATTTAATAATGTTAATAATAATGTTGAAAACGAAGAAGATGTTTTAAATAAAAATTTGGAAAGAAAAAAAAATAATTTAGAAAATAAAAACAAAAGTAGATTTAGTTTTAATATTTTTGGAAACAATAAAAAACAAGTTCAAGATTATGATAAAAATAAATATGTAAAAAAAAATTTGTTGAAGAAAAATGATAATTATAATTCTAATTATGATAATACTACAAATTATGAATTAGATCATGATATTATAAACACTAAAATGAATACAGGAAATTTAAAAAGAATATCTGTGGGAGTGGTTATAAACTATGTAAAGGATTCTAAAGGAAATTTTATACCTATAAGTAATAATAGCATGAAAGAAATTGAAAATTTAATAAAAAATTCTATTGGTTTTTGTGAAAAAAGAGGTGATACAGTAGATTTAGTTAATTCATTGTTTTTCAATTCAGAAAAAATTAAAGAAAAAAACATTAAATTAGAAAAAAAAAATTTTTTAAATTTTTTTAGTAAATGGTATTACTGGATTATATTATTAATTTTTATTTTTATTTTATATGAATTTTTATTTAAAAAAGTTATTTTTTATTTTATAAAAAATATATTTATTACAAAATCAAAAAATCATAATAAAATAAAAAATAACAAAAATAAAATTGATAACAGTGAAGAAAAAAACATTAAAAAGAGTTTGTCAACAAGTTTAATTAATATTGACTCATCAAAAAAAAATAAAAAAAATATTTTTAAAGAAAAATCTTTATTTATAGCAAAAGTTATTCAAAATTGGATAAATAAAAATGAATAA
- a CDS encoding FliG C-terminal domain-containing protein, with protein MNNRLDGYAKSACLLFFLGIEKSLEILKHLDKSVIKKIIYKLLEPDILSKDNIEISLNDYKHSLKNILYKKKKDKNNYLNSILFNIFDKKEINVFLNKIKNKKLFFKNVNKISLYNYKDVYMILKKEHPQIVSILLTYLENKKVVKILSLYKRKYRFNILHRMLNFKGIKKNFENEFFIIINSLFAKKKKYKKNKYCYIKNLLNFFSKQDKIYMLKNIFKDDNKIKKKIICQIFSFEDIFYLNDNNIYVLLKYINKKILYKSIYNLPEKFKKKFLINMSKKQLNYFIKNIGKEHKDFSLNKINISKKNVVKMLKTLLKKNVLLLKDLEKIYD; from the coding sequence ATGAATAATAGATTAGATGGTTATGCAAAAAGTGCATGTTTACTATTTTTTTTAGGAATAGAAAAAAGTTTAGAAATATTAAAACATTTAGACAAAAGTGTAATAAAAAAAATAATATATAAATTGTTAGAGCCGGATATTTTATCTAAAGATAATATAGAAATTTCTTTAAATGATTATAAACATTCTTTAAAAAACATTTTGTATAAAAAAAAAAAAGATAAAAACAATTATTTAAATTCTATATTATTTAACATATTTGATAAAAAAGAAATTAATGTTTTTTTGAATAAAATTAAAAATAAGAAATTATTTTTTAAAAATGTGAATAAAATTTCTTTGTATAATTATAAAGATGTTTATATGATTTTAAAAAAAGAACATCCTCAAATAGTTTCTATTTTATTAACTTATCTTGAAAATAAAAAAGTTGTTAAAATACTTTCATTATATAAAAGAAAATATAGATTTAATATTTTACATAGAATGTTAAATTTTAAAGGTATAAAAAAAAATTTTGAAAATGAATTTTTTATTATAATTAATTCGTTATTTGCTAAAAAAAAAAAATATAAAAAAAATAAATATTGTTATATTAAAAATTTATTAAATTTTTTTTCTAAACAAGATAAAATTTATATGTTAAAAAATATTTTTAAAGATGACAATAAGATAAAAAAAAAGATTATATGTCAAATTTTTTCTTTTGAAGACATATTTTATTTAAATGATAATAATATATATGTTCTTTTAAAATATATTAATAAAAAAATTTTATATAAATCTATATATAATCTTCCTGAAAAATTTAAAAAAAAATTTTTAATAAACATGTCTAAAAAACAGTTAAACTATTTTATTAAAAATATTGGAAAAGAACATAAAGATTTTTCTTTAAATAAAATTAATATTAGTAAAAAAAATGTTGTAAAAATGTTAAAAACTTTATTAAAAAAAAATGTATTATTGTTAAAAGATTTGGAAAAAATTTATGATTAA
- a CDS encoding FliH/SctL family protein, producing MIKLFYNNEWIKWNPKDCFSDNKKNSINKIKVKTEKESKILKNNFLLKRKNIYNKAFLKGKEEGYKLGIKKYILFKKNNKKKNKKIDKLFYNLKKSINSIDSYISIRLVKALFSILKNNNNVIIKKKSKNLITKVKKYLYKEFMFLNNFNFIVNPKDINIVKKHFKIFFKYKNWTLISNNNVCRGEFKIYSPEINVNFTNSDCWNHLYRIFLVEKNK from the coding sequence ATGATTAAATTATTTTATAATAATGAATGGATAAAGTGGAATCCTAAGGATTGTTTTTCTGACAATAAAAAAAATAGTATTAATAAAATTAAAGTAAAGACAGAAAAAGAAAGTAAAATTTTAAAAAATAATTTTCTATTAAAAAGAAAAAATATTTATAATAAAGCCTTTTTAAAAGGAAAAGAAGAAGGATATAAATTAGGAATTAAAAAATATATATTATTTAAAAAAAATAATAAAAAAAAAAATAAAAAAATAGACAAGTTATTTTATAATTTAAAAAAATCTATTAATTCTATAGATTCTTATATTTCTATAAGATTAGTAAAAGCATTATTTAGCATTTTAAAAAATAATAATAATGTTATTATTAAAAAAAAATCTAAAAATTTAATTACTAAAGTAAAAAAATATTTATATAAAGAATTTATGTTTTTAAATAATTTTAATTTTATAGTTAATCCAAAAGATATAAATATAGTTAAAAAACATTTTAAAATTTTTTTTAAATATAAAAATTGGACTTTAATTTCAAATAACAATGTTTGTAGAGGAGAGTTTAAAATTTATTCTCCTGAAATAAATGTTAATTTTACTAATTCAGATTGTTGGAACCATTTGTATAGAATTTTTTTAGTAGAGAAAAATAAATGA
- a CDS encoding FliI/YscN family ATPase, giving the protein MNENLESWLKNIKFLEKKIKKIPNINKHGYLVSFVGLLLEVSGLNLSVGEICIIEVIYNKSIFLIEGEVIGFKNNNIFVMLFEDSKGISPGLRVFPKVDKHGNHKRKKFPVGYELLGRTIDSYGNPLDELGSIDCSELVSTSYEKINPLKRHPVTEILDTGIRAINFFLTVGKGQRIGLFARTGVGKSVLLSMISKYSKFDVCVIGLIGERSREILEFIKNIKVAKNFNKSVVIVSPANTTPLLKIQGSLYSAKIAEYFRKKGNHVLFILDSLTRYAMAEREVALSIGELPVVRGYPTSIFYKLPLFIERSGNSNIKNGSITGLYTVLTENNESLDPISDLAKSILDGHIVLSKNYADSGHYPAIDVESSISRIMYDIVDKDHYKKSVYLKQLISEYMKNKDLIHLGAYVKGIDKNLDNAIELWPKIKKFLQQDRDVMHNFKDSYKYFVKILNK; this is encoded by the coding sequence ATGAATGAAAATTTAGAAAGTTGGTTAAAAAATATAAAATTTTTAGAAAAAAAAATTAAAAAAATACCAAATATTAATAAACATGGATATTTAGTGAGTTTTGTTGGTCTATTATTAGAAGTATCTGGATTAAATTTGTCTGTAGGAGAAATATGTATAATTGAAGTAATTTATAACAAAAGTATTTTTTTAATAGAAGGGGAAGTCATAGGGTTTAAAAATAATAATATATTTGTTATGTTATTTGAAGATTCTAAAGGTATATCTCCTGGTTTAAGAGTTTTTCCTAAAGTAGATAAACATGGAAATCATAAAAGAAAAAAATTTCCTGTAGGTTATGAGTTGTTAGGAAGAACTATTGATAGTTATGGTAATCCATTAGATGAATTAGGATCTATAGATTGTTCAGAATTAGTTTCTACTTCTTATGAAAAAATTAATCCATTAAAAAGACATCCAGTTACTGAAATTTTAGATACTGGAATTAGAGCAATAAATTTTTTTTTAACTGTTGGTAAAGGGCAAAGAATTGGTTTATTTGCAAGAACTGGGGTTGGTAAAAGTGTTTTATTAAGTATGATTTCTAAATATTCCAAGTTTGATGTATGTGTTATTGGATTAATAGGGGAAAGAAGTAGAGAAATTTTAGAATTTATAAAAAATATAAAAGTTGCAAAAAATTTTAACAAATCTGTTGTAATAGTATCTCCAGCTAATACTACTCCATTATTAAAAATACAAGGATCTTTATATTCTGCTAAAATAGCTGAATATTTTAGAAAAAAAGGAAATCATGTTTTATTTATATTAGATTCTTTAACAAGATATGCTATGGCTGAAAGAGAAGTTGCTTTGTCTATAGGAGAATTACCAGTAGTAAGAGGTTATCCAACTTCTATATTTTATAAATTACCTTTATTCATAGAAAGATCTGGAAATAGTAACATAAAAAATGGTTCTATAACTGGATTATATACTGTTCTTACTGAAAACAATGAGAGTTTAGATCCAATATCTGATTTAGCTAAATCTATATTGGATGGACATATTGTTTTATCTAAAAATTATGCTGATTCAGGTCATTATCCTGCTATTGATGTTGAATCTTCTATAAGTAGAATTATGTATGACATAGTAGATAAAGATCATTATAAAAAATCTGTTTATTTAAAACAATTGATATCTGAATATATGAAAAATAAAGATTTAATACACTTAGGGGCTTATGTAAAAGGAATTGATAAAAATTTAGATAATGCTATAGAATTATGGCCTAAAATTAAAAAATTTTTGCAACAAGATAGAGATGTTATGCATAATTTTAAAGATTCTTATAAATATTTTGTTAAAATATTAAACAAATAA
- a CDS encoding FliM/FliN family flagellar motor switch protein, which produces MKKNFNCFVHVNKIFKKYDCVLKKNKKIKFDKKFLINDLYLSKIFNINLNNFYSKEKNFLYKIFKEFSKNLEIFLSNMLDYNIKVDVDKIKINTYKKYFRNSSSLISLNCFKINSIKDFGFLIYSHSFILRILEIFFRGKYNFLYENKFNSISYSEIFINNKFKSCVIKKLSKILYKHLFLNIISYRTNKFMYKFNKNFFSLNNFVIIVNFNFCTNEHSNSFSICFPLNFIKYVNKLLIKKINSAKKINSKITFNLFKNIKFVMKSYLKHFYITLLNLYKLKKNDILKIENPKKTFIYIDKKLFFTGENIVFKSKNSILIQKIVYSTFLKHGDNMNNELDKFKKYSSKNNTESKYELDNETFSENLNKDVLNSEDLNKKINYIGDIKIKISVKLGSVKIKTKKLLSIKNGSVIQLNKLAGEPLDVLANNCVIAKGEIVVIKNSYGIRILEILNNLKEIK; this is translated from the coding sequence ATGAAAAAAAATTTTAATTGTTTTGTTCATGTTAACAAAATTTTTAAAAAATATGATTGTGTTTTAAAAAAGAATAAGAAAATTAAATTTGATAAAAAATTTCTTATAAATGATTTATATTTATCAAAAATTTTTAATATAAATTTAAATAATTTTTATTCGAAAGAAAAAAACTTTTTATATAAAATATTTAAAGAATTTTCTAAAAATTTAGAAATATTTTTATCAAACATGTTAGATTACAATATTAAAGTAGATGTTGATAAAATAAAAATAAATACTTATAAAAAATATTTTAGAAATTCATCTTCTTTAATTAGTTTGAATTGTTTTAAAATAAATTCTATAAAAGATTTTGGTTTTTTAATTTATTCTCATAGTTTCATACTAAGAATTTTAGAAATATTTTTTAGAGGAAAATACAATTTTTTATATGAAAATAAATTTAATAGTATTTCTTATAGTGAAATTTTTATAAATAACAAGTTTAAAAGCTGTGTTATTAAAAAATTATCTAAAATATTATATAAACATTTATTTTTAAATATAATTTCATATAGAACTAATAAATTTATGTACAAATTTAATAAAAATTTTTTTTCTTTAAATAATTTTGTAATTATTGTTAATTTTAATTTTTGTACTAATGAACATAGCAATTCTTTTAGCATATGTTTCCCTTTAAATTTTATTAAATATGTAAATAAATTATTAATAAAAAAAATAAATAGTGCTAAAAAAATAAATAGTAAAATAACTTTTAATTTATTTAAAAATATAAAATTTGTTATGAAATCTTATTTAAAACATTTTTATATAACTTTGTTAAATTTATATAAATTAAAAAAAAATGATATTCTAAAAATAGAAAATCCTAAAAAAACATTTATATATATTGATAAAAAATTATTTTTTACCGGTGAAAACATAGTTTTTAAAAGTAAAAATTCTATCTTAATACAAAAAATAGTTTATTCAACATTTTTAAAACATGGAGATAATATGAATAATGAATTAGACAAATTTAAAAAATATTCTTCAAAAAATAATACTGAAAGTAAATATGAGTTAGATAATGAAACTTTTTCTGAAAATTTAAATAAAGATGTTTTAAACTCAGAGGATTTAAATAAAAAAATTAATTATATTGGAGATATTAAAATAAAAATATCTGTAAAATTAGGTAGTGTAAAAATAAAAACAAAAAAATTATTGTCTATAAAAAATGGTTCAGTAATACAATTAAATAAATTAGCTGGAGAGCCGTTAGATGTTTTAGCTAATAATTGTGTGATAGCTAAAGGTGAAATAGTGGTTATTAAAAATAGTTATGGAATTAGAATTTTAGAAATATTAAATAATTTAAAAGAAATAAAATAA